One window of the Takifugu rubripes chromosome 13, fTakRub1.2, whole genome shotgun sequence genome contains the following:
- the sult5a1 gene encoding sulfotransferase family 5A, member 1: MESFGGVLFPGGLHTQESLKLAVDFPFRDTDVLIVSYPKSGTTWMQEIITLILGRGDPHLSHTVPNWARAPWLEHHYFAELQEASSTQPRVFTTHLPNHLLVPALQEPPGSNVKVIYVSRNPKDVAVSFYHFHKLAVFLPEFSTFEEFLHHFLDGRLCYGSWFDHIKGWTDQRRAPSNLLHVTYEEMSLDLSGTIQKVSSYLRRPLVEDEVNSCVKHCSFSSMKVNKMVNYSLVAKDIMDHSKGSFMRKGKVGDWKTMFTEEQDEYFNSVFKSKMDDCALDFVWEEQQKPPQD; the protein is encoded by the exons ATGGAGTCGTTTGGTGGTGTTTTGTTTCCCGGGGGGTTGCACACCCAGGAGTCGCTGAAACTGGCCGTGGACTTTCCTTTCCGGGACACAGATGTCCTCATCGTCTCCTATCCAAAGTCAG GCACCACATGGATGCAGGAGATTATCACTCTCATACTGGGCAGAGGAGACCCCCACCTGTCCCACACCGTCCCAAACTGGGCTCGGGCCCCCTGGCTGGAGCACCATTATTTTGCTGAGTTGCAGGAAGCCTCATCGACCCAACCTCGAGTGTTCACCACACACTTGCCTAATCACCTGCTGGTCCCTGCCCTCCAGGAGCCACCAGGGTCCAATGTTAAG gtcATCTATGTGAGCAGAAACCCCAAAGATGTCGCCGTGTCTTTTTACCACTTCCACAAACTGGCCGTCTTCCTCCCAGAGTTCAGCACGTTTGAGGAGTTTTTGCACCACTTCCTGGACGGCAGAC tgtgttACGGCTCGTGGTTTGACCACATTAAAGGCTGGACCGACCAGAGAAGAGCTCCAAGCAACCTGCTCCACGTCACCTACGAGGAGATGTCGCTG GACCTGAGTGGCACCATCCAGAAGGTGAGCTCCTACCtgcggcgccccctggtggaagaTGAGGTGAACAGCTGTGTGAAGCACTGCAGCTTTAGCAGCATGAAGGTCAACAAGATGGTGAATTACAGCCTGGTTGCAAAAGACATAATGGACCACAGCAAAGGTTCCTTCATGAGGAAAG GTAAAGTTGGAGATTGGAAAACCATGTtcacagaggagcaggatgaATATTTTAACAGCGTCTTCAAATCCAAAATGGACGACTGTGCGTTGGATTTTGtgtgggaggagcagcagaagccaCCACAGGACTGA